A DNA window from Gigantopelta aegis isolate Gae_Host chromosome 4, Gae_host_genome, whole genome shotgun sequence contains the following coding sequences:
- the LOC121370806 gene encoding frizzled-9-like, which translates to MPGSELLVGTAVLWVLASLTVGGVDSMSFDHNVHNAKCEPITIPMCLDMRYNLTRMPNLVGHTNQKDAAIQVHEFLPLVQIGCSRLLKFFLCSLYAPMCTELVEETLIIPACRSMCLEVKSKCAPILARFSFPWPDILSCEKLPERSDPTSNLCMEAPNVTDEPDFDAGTHRHENLDDMNPELKKIFESLTKSTTETSRYDIKHKTDVNNVCPVRFVHVDKLQKNNSCAPRCDVDVYFRQEDKVFAEVWMIVWASLCGLSTTITVLTFVIDTSRFKYPERPIIFLSMCYAIYSMAFVIRAVIGPDAISCDRGRDGRKFLIQEGLESTWCIIVFLILYFFGMASSIWWVILTVTWFLAAGRKWGQEAIEALSSYFHLAAWAIPAIKTIIILTMRRVDGDELTGLCYVGNQDIAAQTGFVLAPLIVYLIVGTAFILAGFVALFRIRNNLKQDGTNIRKLEKLMAKIGVFSVLYTVPATCVIGCLFYERINFDQWRTQAMMRPCHSRNDCTLEHSIPTVEVYMLKIFMSLVVGITSGMWIWSTKTAASWRQFFSSRFSRRKSKYSANYHQAPVIVMKQQTGQKCAPKVAGSRV; encoded by the coding sequence ATGCCAGGGTCGGAGCTGCTGGTCGGGACGGCGGTCCTGTGGGTGTTGGCGAGTTTGACGGTGGGAGGGGTGGATTCCATGTCGTTCGATCACAACGTCCACAACGCGAAATGCGAGCCCATCACCATACCCATGTGTCTGGACATGCGATACAACCTCACTCGGATGCCCAACCTGGTCGGGCACACGAACCAGAAGGACGCCGCGATTCAGGTACACGAGTTTCTACCGCTCGTCCAGATCGGATGTTCTCGTCTGCTAAAGTTTTTTCTGTGTTCGCTGTACGCCCCGATGTGCACGGAACTTGTCGAAGAGACCCTGATCATCCCGGCGTGTCGATCCATGTGCCTGGAGGTGAAATCGAAGTGCGCCCCTATTCTCGCCAGGTTCAGTTTCCCGTGGCCCGACATTCTCTCGTGCGAAAAGCTACCCGAGAGAAGCGACCCGACAAGCAACCTGTGCATGGAAGCGCCGAACGTCACCGACGAACCAGACTTCGACGCTGGGACGCACCGCCACGAAAATCTGGACGACATGAACCCTGAGTTAAAAAAGATATTCGAGTCGCTTACGAAATCGACGACCGAAACGTCCAGGTACGACATCAAGCACAAGACCGACGTGAACAACGTCTGCCCCGTGCGCTTCGTGCACGTGGACAAGCTGCAGAAGAACAACTCGTGCGCGCCGCGCTGCGACGTGGACGTCTATTTCCGCCAGGAGGACAAGGTGTTCGCCGAGGTCTGGATGATCGTGTGGGCCTCGCTGTGCGGCCTGTCGACAACCATCACCGTCCTCACCTTCGTGATCGACACCTCCAGGTTCAAGTACCCGGAGAGGCCCATCATATTCTTGTCCATGTGCTACGCCATCTACTCAATGGCGTTCGTGATCCGGGCCGTGATCGGGCCCGACGCCATCTCGTGCGACAGGGGCCGCGACGGCAGGAAGTTCCTCATCCAGGAAGGGCTGGAGAGCACGTGGTGCATCATCGTCTTCCTCATCCTCTACTTCTTCGGCATGGCCAGCTCCATCTGGTGGGTGATCCTCACCGTGACATGGTTCCTGGCGGCGGGCAGGAAGTGGGGGCAGGAGGCCATAGAAGCTTTAAGCAGTTACTTCCACCTGGCCGCCTGGGCCATCCCGGCCATCAAGACTATCATCATCCTCACGATGAGGAGGGTAGACGGGGACGAGCTCACGGGGCTATGCTACGTGGGCAACCAGGACATCGCGGCGCAGACGGGGTTCGTCCTCGCGCCCCTCATTGTGTACCTCATCGTGGGCACCGCCTTCATACTGGCCGGTTTCGTGGCCCTCTTTCGTATTAGGAACAACTTAAAACAGGACGGAACGAATATTCGAAAACTCGAGAAACTAATGGCCAAGATAGGTGTTTTTTCCGTGTTGTACACAGTGCCGGCCACGTGCGTGATCGGTTGTTTGTTTTACGAAAGGATTAACTTCGACCAGTGGAGGACTCAGGCCATGATGCGGCCGTGCCACAGTCGGAACGACTGTACGCTGGAGCATTCTATTCCCACCGTGGAGGTGTACATGCTGAAGATCTTCATGTCGCTCGTGGTGGGCATCACCAGCGGCATGTGGATCTGGAGTACCAAGACAGCCGCCTCGTGGAGACAGTTTTTCTCTAGTCGATTTTCTAGAAGAAAGTCGAAATACAGTGCAAACTATCACCAGGCACCAGTGATTGTTATGAAGCAACAGACAGGGCAGAAATGCGCGCCCAAAGTTGCCGGTTCCAGGGTATAA